The Flavobacterium marginilacus genome window below encodes:
- a CDS encoding SusC/RagA family TonB-linked outer membrane protein, whose protein sequence is MKNLRTLIILLMMCSTSLIVAQTTVFKGRVIDELGLPLPSASVLVKGTTTAVNADSNGNFEIELLKPNEILQISFLGYVTANFETANKTSGIFKLNPDSHTLDEVVVTALGIKKEKKKLSYSVQEVEGDLTKGRDANIMNSLSGKVSGLIVAASPEFFSSPKMYLRGKAPLIVVDGVPLGTDTWNISPDDIESVNVLKGANAAALYGSVGGNGAIQITTKRGANNKKGYVVEFNHNSMIQAGFNAVPKTQNAYGPGSYGNYAFVDGKGGGINDADYDQWGPKFEGQLITQYDSPLDANGKLIPTPWTARGANNFNNFMEDGLLSTNNLSLASNFDKGNIRFSLSNTHQDGINPNTKLDIYNFNLSGRYSLSDKTWVDASSNFNFQTSPNNPNVQYGPNSYIYNMLIWGGADYDIRDLKDYWQEGKEGLQQKNFEYTRYNNPNFMAHEWLRGYYKNDYSGQISLNHQFSNDFSALIRTNMSVSNLFRNEKFPYSMTTYDREKAEGDYKEQYDYRYKSYSDFMLNYNKTMGDFEIKATLGANINTEKYRNSYASTNYLIIPGLYTLSNTQTPMQPTSYNSHYKTNSWYGSLDLSYKSFLFLNATGRSDTDSRLPEKNNRFFYPSVGLSTVISELVKIPYVDFFKVRTSYAKVGGSLDIYSNLDTYRLRDPFTIDGITYNAAYVGEILTNDQLKPAFNSSAEIGLETRMFKNRFGFDATYYQNTNGPQIFDLKYSETSGYQGSKQNGITTETKGFELSGFVKAVKSTNFNWDFSVNWSTYKEYLKEVYEGIENNGLIKIGDRVDGFYINDFMRTNDGRLIVGNDGKPLINAYKTKVGYKAPDWSMGITNKVSYKSLALNFTFDGRYGGKIENYVNQKMWQSGRHADSDTPERANDVKGIKSYVTDGVVITSGELITDGQGNVITDTRTFAPNTTKMYYQDYAKAYHGNYAANIIEKTFFKLREISLTYNFPDSFIKKSFMTNASISLIGRDLLYFSKNKNIDLDQFLDESASPLQTPTVKSYGINLNIKF, encoded by the coding sequence ATGAAAAACTTAAGAACCTTAATAATTTTATTGATGATGTGCTCAACATCATTAATTGTTGCTCAAACAACTGTTTTCAAAGGAAGAGTGATTGACGAACTTGGTTTGCCTTTGCCTAGTGCATCAGTACTGGTTAAAGGAACAACTACTGCTGTAAATGCAGATTCCAATGGAAATTTTGAAATTGAATTACTGAAACCTAATGAAATATTGCAGATTTCATTTTTAGGATATGTGACTGCTAATTTTGAAACAGCAAACAAAACTTCGGGAATATTTAAGCTTAATCCCGATTCTCATACGTTGGACGAAGTGGTGGTAACTGCTTTAGGCATAAAAAAAGAAAAGAAAAAATTAAGTTATTCTGTTCAGGAAGTCGAAGGAGACTTGACCAAAGGAAGAGATGCTAATATAATGAACTCTCTTTCGGGAAAAGTTTCAGGTCTGATTGTTGCGGCTTCTCCTGAATTTTTTAGCAGTCCAAAAATGTATTTAAGGGGTAAAGCACCACTAATCGTTGTAGACGGTGTGCCATTGGGAACAGATACTTGGAATATCAGTCCTGATGACATCGAAAGTGTCAATGTTTTAAAAGGAGCGAATGCTGCTGCATTGTATGGCTCTGTAGGAGGAAACGGAGCAATCCAGATCACCACCAAAAGAGGAGCAAACAATAAAAAAGGGTATGTAGTTGAATTCAATCATAATTCGATGATTCAAGCTGGTTTTAATGCGGTTCCTAAAACACAGAATGCATATGGCCCTGGCTCTTACGGAAATTATGCTTTTGTTGATGGTAAAGGCGGCGGGATAAATGATGCCGATTACGATCAATGGGGACCAAAATTTGAGGGACAGTTAATTACGCAATATGATAGCCCGCTGGATGCGAACGGAAAACTAATTCCAACGCCGTGGACAGCAAGAGGAGCTAATAACTTTAATAATTTCATGGAAGACGGACTATTGTCGACCAACAACTTATCATTAGCTTCAAATTTTGATAAAGGAAACATCCGCTTTTCATTATCCAATACTCATCAGGACGGAATCAATCCAAATACTAAACTGGATATTTATAATTTCAATTTGAGCGGAAGATATAGTCTGAGTGATAAAACTTGGGTGGATGCCAGTTCAAATTTTAATTTCCAGACTTCTCCAAATAATCCAAATGTACAATACGGACCAAATAGTTATATCTATAATATGCTGATTTGGGGCGGAGCTGATTATGATATCAGAGATTTAAAAGATTATTGGCAAGAGGGAAAAGAAGGTCTTCAGCAAAAGAATTTCGAATATACAAGATACAATAATCCCAATTTTATGGCTCACGAATGGCTGAGAGGGTATTATAAGAATGATTATTCAGGCCAGATAAGTTTAAATCATCAGTTTAGCAATGATTTCTCGGCCTTGATAAGAACTAATATGTCGGTAAGCAATTTATTTAGAAATGAAAAATTTCCTTACTCAATGACTACATATGACAGGGAAAAAGCCGAAGGAGATTACAAAGAGCAATATGATTACAGATACAAAAGTTATTCTGATTTCATGCTGAACTATAATAAAACGATGGGTGATTTTGAAATTAAAGCTACTCTTGGAGCTAATATAAATACTGAAAAATATAGAAACTCCTATGCTTCAACTAATTATTTGATTATACCTGGTTTGTACACTTTGAGTAATACACAAACACCAATGCAGCCAACGAGTTATAATAGCCATTATAAAACGAATAGCTGGTATGGTTCGCTGGATTTATCATACAAATCATTTTTATTTCTAAATGCCACAGGAAGATCTGACACCGATTCCAGATTGCCGGAAAAAAACAATAGATTTTTTTATCCATCTGTTGGTTTAAGTACTGTTATCAGCGAACTTGTAAAGATTCCTTATGTAGATTTCTTTAAAGTAAGAACTTCTTATGCAAAAGTGGGAGGCTCATTGGACATCTATAGTAACCTTGATACTTACCGATTAAGAGATCCATTTACTATTGACGGAATTACATATAATGCGGCCTATGTTGGAGAAATTTTGACTAACGATCAATTAAAACCAGCATTTAACTCCTCAGCAGAGATTGGTTTAGAAACAAGAATGTTCAAAAACAGATTTGGTTTTGATGCTACTTACTATCAGAATACGAATGGTCCACAGATTTTTGATTTAAAATATTCAGAAACTTCAGGTTATCAAGGCAGTAAGCAGAATGGTATTACTACTGAGACAAAGGGTTTTGAATTATCAGGTTTTGTGAAAGCTGTAAAAAGTACAAACTTTAATTGGGATTTCAGTGTAAACTGGTCAACTTATAAAGAGTATCTAAAAGAGGTTTATGAGGGAATTGAAAACAATGGACTGATAAAAATTGGAGACCGGGTTGATGGTTTTTATATAAATGATTTTATGAGAACCAATGATGGCAGATTAATTGTTGGTAATGACGGAAAACCGCTTATCAATGCTTATAAAACAAAAGTAGGCTATAAGGCACCAGACTGGTCAATGGGTATTACAAATAAAGTGAGTTATAAAAGCCTAGCGTTAAACTTCACTTTTGATGGCCGTTATGGAGGAAAAATCGAAAACTACGTGAATCAGAAAATGTGGCAGAGTGGACGCCATGCCGATAGCGATACCCCAGAAAGAGCCAATGATGTAAAAGGAATAAAATCATATGTAACAGATGGTGTGGTTATTACAAGCGGAGAGCTAATTACTGATGGTCAAGGAAATGTGATTACCGATACCAGGACTTTTGCACCAAATACAACAAAAATGTATTATCAGGATTACGCAAAAGCATATCACGGAAACTACGCTGCCAATATTATAGAAAAAACGTTTTTTAAATTAAGAGAAATAAGCCTTACGTACAATTTCCCAGATTCTTTTATCAAAAAATCATTTATGACAAATGCTTCTATTTCATTGATTGGAAGAGATTTATTGTACTTCTCAAAAAATAAAAATATCGATTTAGATCAGTTTTTAGACGAAAGTGCTTCGCCATTGCAAACTCCAACTGTAAAAAGTTATGGTATTAACTTAAACATTAAATTTTAA
- a CDS encoding outer membrane beta-barrel protein, producing MGSLDLAVQKQLADNRLSVRIAVSDILYTGNWSGETQYGELFIRGNGGYESRQFKVNLSYNFGNKEIKETRKRASVSEEEKARITN from the coding sequence ATGGGATCTCTTGATTTAGCAGTGCAAAAACAACTAGCTGATAATCGATTGTCTGTTAGAATTGCCGTTTCAGATATTTTATATACGGGCAACTGGTCGGGTGAAACGCAATACGGAGAATTATTTATTCGCGGAAATGGTGGTTATGAAAGCCGTCAGTTCAAGGTCAACCTTAGCTACAATTTTGGAAATAAAGAAATTAAAGAAACAAGAAAAAGAGCGTCAGTGTCAGAAGAGGAAAAGGCACGAATTACAAATTAA
- a CDS encoding multicopper oxidase family protein yields MKSIYILFLFAVTASAQQVVRYDLYVRDTLVSFTDRPKKAIAVNGQIPMPTLTFTEGDIAEIYVHNEMEEETSLHWHGLFLPNKEDGVPYLTQMPIKPHTVYKYTFPIIQHGTHWYHSHSGLQEQIGMYGSFIINKKADDPHFRKGIDDLPAVPVILSEWTDMKPENIHRLLHNASDWFAIKKGSTQSYGEAIKQRHFSTKVINEWKRMNAMDVSDVYYDRFLINGENERQLSQFKAGDKVRLRVSNGGASSNFWLTYAGGKITVVANDGNDVEPVAVDRLLIAVSETYDLVIDIPEDQTAYEFLATPEDRTKSASLYIGSGIKQLTEPLPKLKYFEGMKMMNSMMKFNGDLDDMGMSMSLNQMDMNVVMYPEITGEALKKENSSHKNHTEDTAAQYNSNALSDIVTLNYSMLKSTVKTTLPQNAPVKELRFELSGNMNRYVWSLDNKVVSETDKILIKKGENVRIVLYNGSMMRHPMHLHGHDFRLLNGQGDYAPLKNVVDIMPMETDTIEFNANAEGDWFFHCHILYHMMSGMGRIFSYEDQKSNAEIPEPKAAQKKLFADDRMFHFMAENDFAINGNDGEAMYQNTRWSIGSEWRLGYNDMHGYETETHIGRYIGKMQWLMPFIGFDWRYRKMEAGENEENVFGQSSTKNSRSVFSAGVNYTLPMLITAQAEVFTDGNFRLQFERKDIPLSKRLRMSLMWNTDKEYMGALKYIAGRNFGLTTHYDSDMGIGFGFNLNY; encoded by the coding sequence ATGAAATCAATCTATATACTGTTTCTTTTTGCCGTAACGGCAAGCGCTCAGCAGGTGGTTCGTTACGATTTGTATGTCAGGGATACTCTTGTCAGCTTTACGGACAGACCAAAAAAAGCTATTGCAGTAAACGGACAGATACCGATGCCTACACTTACATTCACAGAAGGCGATATTGCCGAGATTTATGTGCATAATGAGATGGAGGAGGAAACATCGCTCCATTGGCACGGTCTGTTTTTGCCCAACAAAGAAGACGGAGTTCCATATTTGACTCAAATGCCTATAAAGCCACACACGGTTTATAAATATACCTTTCCCATTATTCAGCATGGTACGCATTGGTATCACAGTCACAGCGGGCTTCAGGAGCAAATCGGAATGTATGGATCTTTTATAATCAATAAAAAAGCTGACGATCCTCATTTCAGAAAAGGAATAGATGATCTGCCAGCGGTTCCTGTTATTTTAAGCGAATGGACCGATATGAAACCCGAAAATATCCACAGGTTGCTGCATAATGCCAGCGATTGGTTTGCTATAAAAAAAGGCTCAACCCAAAGTTATGGTGAAGCCATAAAGCAGAGACACTTTTCTACTAAAGTGATTAACGAATGGAAACGTATGAACGCTATGGACGTAAGTGATGTTTACTATGATCGTTTTTTAATCAATGGGGAGAATGAAAGGCAGCTCTCTCAGTTCAAAGCTGGAGATAAAGTGCGTTTAAGGGTTTCCAATGGCGGAGCTTCAAGTAATTTCTGGCTTACCTATGCAGGCGGAAAAATTACTGTAGTTGCTAATGACGGTAATGATGTAGAACCTGTAGCTGTAGATCGTCTGCTTATTGCCGTGTCCGAAACCTATGATCTTGTTATTGATATTCCAGAAGACCAAACAGCTTATGAGTTCTTAGCTACGCCAGAAGACAGGACTAAATCAGCGTCTTTGTACATTGGCTCCGGTATCAAGCAGCTCACAGAACCGCTTCCTAAATTGAAGTATTTTGAAGGGATGAAGATGATGAACAGCATGATGAAATTTAATGGTGATCTGGACGATATGGGCATGAGTATGTCTTTGAATCAAATGGATATGAACGTCGTAATGTATCCTGAAATAACCGGTGAAGCTTTAAAAAAAGAAAATTCTTCTCACAAGAACCACACAGAAGATACTGCAGCACAGTATAACAGTAATGCATTATCAGATATTGTAACCTTAAATTACAGCATGCTTAAATCAACGGTAAAAACAACTCTTCCCCAGAATGCACCAGTAAAGGAACTTCGGTTTGAACTCAGTGGAAATATGAATCGTTATGTGTGGAGTCTGGATAATAAAGTGGTATCTGAAACGGATAAAATCCTAATCAAAAAAGGAGAAAACGTTCGTATAGTATTGTACAACGGTTCCATGATGCGCCATCCCATGCACCTGCACGGGCATGATTTCCGTCTGCTCAACGGTCAGGGTGATTATGCACCGCTAAAAAATGTCGTCGATATTATGCCCATGGAAACCGATACAATAGAATTTAATGCGAATGCTGAAGGCGACTGGTTTTTTCACTGTCATATTCTGTATCATATGATGAGCGGTATGGGAAGAATTTTTAGTTATGAAGACCAGAAATCCAATGCTGAAATTCCAGAGCCTAAAGCAGCACAGAAAAAACTGTTTGCAGATGATAGGATGTTTCATTTTATGGCAGAAAATGATTTTGCGATTAATGGAAATGATGGAGAAGCAATGTATCAAAATACCCGATGGAGTATAGGTTCTGAATGGCGGTTAGGCTATAACGATATGCACGGTTATGAAACAGAAACTCATATAGGGAGATATATTGGTAAAATGCAGTGGCTGATGCCGTTTATCGGATTTGACTGGAGATACCGCAAAATGGAGGCAGGAGAGAACGAAGAAAATGTTTTTGGACAAAGCAGTACTAAAAACAGTAGATCAGTATTTAGTGCCGGAGTTAATTATACGCTGCCAATGCTTATTACAGCACAGGCAGAAGTTTTTACCGATGGTAATTTCCGTCTTCAGTTTGAGCGCAAAGATATACCGCTTTCTAAGAGGCTTCGAATGAGTTTGATGTGGAACACTGATAAAGAGTATATGGGAGCTTTAAAATATATAGCAGGCAGGAATTTTGGACTTACGACACATTACGACAGTGATATGGGAATAGGATTTGGTTTTAACCTGAATTATTAA
- a CDS encoding DUF3347 domain-containing protein has product MYSFKNIMIAMLLLLSAIGSTQIKNPIKANIQIYGSCGMCKNNIEQAGNQKNIVAVDWDKNTKIASITYDSKKTNTDQILKRIALAGYDSSSFLAPASAYAKLSDCCKYTRDAKKTEPKSEIDTTAHNTHNETVLNPLQEVYDAYFTLKDAFIQSNSTTVSAGAKALLILISSVKTESLSAQEQKIWMKINASLITQSSAITKTNNIEKQREIFKELFKTFYELIKNIKIADPVYYQYCPMADANWLSKESAVKNPYYGSQMLTCGKTVEIIK; this is encoded by the coding sequence ATGTATTCATTTAAAAATATAATGATAGCAATGCTTCTATTGCTGTCAGCCATAGGCAGTACTCAAATTAAAAATCCTATTAAAGCAAATATCCAAATATACGGCAGCTGCGGCATGTGCAAAAACAATATTGAGCAGGCAGGGAATCAAAAAAATATTGTGGCTGTCGATTGGGATAAAAATACTAAAATAGCTTCCATTACTTACGATTCAAAGAAGACTAATACCGATCAGATTTTAAAACGTATTGCTTTGGCAGGATATGACAGCAGCAGTTTTTTGGCACCAGCATCGGCCTATGCCAAACTTTCCGACTGCTGTAAGTACACCCGAGACGCAAAAAAAACAGAACCTAAATCTGAAATAGACACTACTGCTCATAATACTCACAATGAAACAGTATTGAACCCATTGCAAGAAGTTTATGATGCTTATTTTACCCTTAAGGATGCTTTTATACAGTCTAACAGCACAACGGTTTCTGCTGGCGCAAAAGCATTACTGATACTTATTTCTTCGGTAAAAACAGAGTCTTTATCAGCACAGGAGCAAAAAATATGGATGAAGATAAATGCATCGTTAATTACTCAGTCTAGTGCGATTACAAAGACAAATAATATAGAAAAACAAAGAGAAATTTTTAAAGAATTATTTAAAACATTTTATGAACTGATTAAAAATATCAAAATTGCAGATCCAGTTTATTATCAATATTGTCCTATGGCAGATGCTAATTGGCTGAGTAAAGAAAGTGCTGTAAAAAATCCTTACTATGGATCTCAGATGTTAACCTGCGGTAAAACGGTAGAGATCATTAAATAA
- a CDS encoding DUF3347 domain-containing protein yields the protein MKRILVIAFMSLSTLGHAQLKSKDEVTPDQVEKREAQKKEITKNYLALKNSLIISDSLAAVKNAEALKTSLKNFKFKKLRLEQMNEATAKRREIIDLATEVTATKNINKQRKIVQELSVKFWDLAPKFKAEDTALYLQVCPMTGAVWTSDSKEIKNPYYPKNMLTCGEVKASL from the coding sequence ATGAAAAGAATACTAGTTATAGCATTCATGAGCTTAAGTACTTTGGGACACGCCCAATTGAAGTCAAAAGATGAAGTGACTCCAGATCAGGTAGAGAAACGGGAAGCGCAAAAAAAGGAAATCACAAAAAATTATCTGGCCTTAAAAAACAGCCTTATAATTTCAGATAGTCTTGCTGCTGTCAAAAATGCTGAGGCATTAAAGACTTCATTAAAAAACTTCAAATTTAAAAAGTTAAGGCTTGAACAAATGAATGAGGCTACTGCAAAAAGAAGAGAAATTATTGATCTGGCCACTGAAGTAACAGCAACTAAAAACATCAATAAACAAAGAAAAATTGTTCAGGAACTTTCAGTTAAATTCTGGGACTTAGCTCCAAAATTTAAGGCCGAAGATACTGCATTATATCTTCAGGTATGCCCAATGACGGGAGCAGTCTGGACAAGCGACAGCAAAGAAATCAAAAATCCTTACTATCCTAAAAATATGCTGACTTGCGGTGAAGTAAAAGCAAGTTTATAA
- a CDS encoding zinc-dependent metalloprotease, with protein MKKLFILTIMLAALLQHGFAQAQEKKEDSISNQQKGLQAYDKIIKEGAKTKIGLFTVNQVVNKFYFQIPDSLYNRYMLVVTRYLSTPEGMGFFGGEKANEQTIYFEKGANNTVFLRSLQYKQDVRNPDSMLAKALAGSNENPIVAAFPIKTINPATGNAVIDVTDVFKKDNPMFSLPSQEKTEKKLTTLADDKTFIETIDSYPINIEVKTTKTYTSTSSNSGSITLRLNVSIVLLPKTPMRKRFEDERVGYFANKYVLFDDDKQRAEKKFIIQRYRLEPKDKDIKKYLRGELVEPKKQIVYYIDPATPKKWRPYLIAGINDWQKAFEAAGFKNAIVGKEWPEDDKTMSLEDARYSVVRYLASETPNAYGPRISDPRSGEIMESHVGWYHNVMKLVQRWYMIQVGPLDPKARKMHLDDELMGQLIRFVSSHEIGHTIGLRHNMGASSATPVEKLRDKKWVEANGHTVSIMDYARFNYVAQPEDNIGPEGIYPRIGMYDKWAVKWGYSYFPNAKDEFEEENILAKLTTDSLTANPKLWFGGEGKEEDPRSQSEDLGDDAVLASDYGIKNLKRVVPNLVEWTYEPNDAYNNLEDMHKAVVTQYSRYLYHVLKYIGNNYVTKRSVDEKGVVIQPVPKEKVKAAIDYVGRQLFVAPLWMYPQNIDQLISLKTEDQISDQQNQVLNILLSSGILYNINLKSMQFEGAYTVPEFLNDLQQTVWVKFTGDTKQDYYRRSLQRSYIDKLGMLLLPKETEPGKALNAAQRSDVRLYGKQHLLKLRADITKLMSGATGLNKEHFESILIDIDKIISKLNKTDI; from the coding sequence ATGAAGAAATTATTTATATTAACAATCATGCTGGCAGCTTTGCTCCAGCATGGTTTTGCTCAGGCACAAGAAAAAAAAGAAGACAGTATCAGTAACCAGCAGAAAGGTTTACAGGCCTATGATAAGATAATTAAAGAAGGTGCTAAAACCAAAATAGGCCTTTTTACTGTTAATCAGGTCGTTAATAAATTTTACTTTCAAATTCCGGATAGTTTGTACAACAGATATATGCTGGTAGTGACCAGATATCTTTCTACTCCTGAAGGCATGGGTTTTTTTGGCGGTGAAAAAGCCAACGAGCAGACTATTTACTTTGAAAAAGGAGCTAATAATACTGTTTTCTTAAGATCATTGCAATACAAACAGGATGTCCGCAATCCCGATTCGATGCTGGCAAAAGCATTAGCCGGCAGTAACGAAAATCCAATTGTTGCCGCTTTTCCAATAAAAACAATTAATCCTGCTACCGGAAATGCTGTTATTGATGTAACAGATGTTTTCAAGAAAGATAACCCGATGTTTTCTTTGCCAAGCCAGGAAAAAACAGAGAAAAAGCTAACCACGCTTGCTGATGATAAAACTTTTATCGAAACCATTGACAGCTATCCGATTAATATTGAAGTAAAGACCACCAAGACATATACAAGTACTTCATCTAACAGCGGAAGCATAACGCTGCGATTAAATGTCTCTATTGTATTACTTCCAAAAACGCCGATGCGAAAACGTTTTGAAGATGAAAGAGTTGGTTATTTTGCAAATAAGTATGTTTTGTTTGATGATGACAAGCAGCGGGCTGAAAAAAAATTCATTATTCAGCGTTACCGTTTGGAACCAAAAGATAAAGACATCAAAAAATACTTAAGAGGCGAACTGGTTGAACCTAAAAAGCAAATTGTTTACTATATTGACCCAGCGACGCCAAAAAAATGGAGACCTTATCTAATTGCAGGTATCAACGACTGGCAGAAAGCTTTTGAGGCTGCAGGTTTTAAAAATGCTATTGTTGGTAAAGAATGGCCGGAAGATGATAAAACAATGAGTCTGGAAGACGCTAGGTATTCGGTAGTAAGATATCTTGCCTCTGAAACACCAAATGCTTACGGTCCGAGAATTAGTGATCCAAGAAGCGGGGAAATCATGGAGAGCCACGTAGGATGGTATCATAATGTGATGAAATTAGTGCAAAGATGGTATATGATTCAGGTAGGGCCTTTGGATCCAAAAGCCAGAAAAATGCATTTGGATGATGAGTTAATGGGACAGTTAATCCGTTTTGTTTCTTCTCATGAAATTGGGCATACAATTGGTTTACGCCACAACATGGGAGCCAGCAGCGCAACTCCTGTTGAAAAATTAAGGGATAAAAAATGGGTTGAAGCAAATGGTCATACCGTTTCTATCATGGATTATGCCCGCTTTAACTATGTGGCTCAGCCGGAAGATAATATTGGTCCAGAGGGTATTTATCCACGTATCGGGATGTACGATAAATGGGCAGTTAAATGGGGGTACAGCTATTTTCCAAACGCTAAAGATGAGTTTGAAGAAGAAAATATTCTTGCCAAATTAACAACAGACAGTTTAACTGCTAATCCTAAATTATGGTTTGGAGGCGAAGGAAAAGAAGAAGATCCGCGCAGTCAGTCAGAGGATCTAGGTGATGACGCAGTACTTGCGAGCGATTACGGAATTAAAAATCTGAAACGTGTTGTACCAAATCTTGTAGAATGGACTTACGAACCAAACGATGCTTATAACAATTTAGAAGATATGCACAAAGCGGTTGTAACACAATATTCAAGGTACTTGTATCATGTGCTGAAATATATTGGTAATAACTATGTCACTAAAAGAAGTGTTGACGAAAAAGGTGTCGTAATCCAGCCAGTGCCAAAAGAAAAAGTGAAAGCAGCTATCGATTATGTAGGCAGACAATTGTTTGTAGCCCCTCTTTGGATGTATCCGCAGAATATTGATCAGCTTATTTCTTTAAAAACTGAGGATCAGATTTCAGATCAGCAGAATCAGGTGTTAAACATACTGCTAAGTTCAGGGATACTTTACAATATCAACCTTAAATCGATGCAGTTTGAAGGAGCATATACCGTTCCTGAGTTTTTAAACGATTTACAGCAGACAGTATGGGTAAAATTTACTGGTGACACAAAACAGGATTATTACAGAAGATCTTTGCAACGCAGCTATATTGATAAATTAGGCATGCTGTTATTACCTAAAGAGACAGAACCTGGCAAGGCTTTGAATGCCGCGCAGCGCAGTGATGTGAGGTTATATGGTAAACAGCATCTTTTAAAATTAAGAGCAGATATTACAAAGCTGATGAGTGGAGCAACAGGATTAAACAAAGAACATTTCGAAAGTATTTTAATCGATATTGACAAAATTATTTCAAAACTAAATAAAACTGATATATGA
- a CDS encoding RagB/SusD family nutrient uptake outer membrane protein has product MKHKYIIILSLMMLTITSCEDYTDVTPKGALVVETASQFYEMVSLPGRGYPINNFQYLVDDQWMKESNVIGKTPNIDIINFTFDETTDRVSLMTGSSFYNQAYTYINRWNTIISLVDNSKGDESTKQLAKAEAKIYRAYDHFLLVNHYAKGYDPQTAATDGGICIMDKFDLEAQPSKSTVAQVYDFIQKDIEDALPYLQEKPADVYHPSLAFAYAFKAKVHLFKREIASAQAAAEKSLSYNNQIFDMVAYNKQGGPNVVAVPAANNIEVLSYMYMTGYNEMNFAYQYIISPELRTLFGINDARFNLFFNTTSTTNLDLGSNTAYWATVYTKFFYPTVGMKTTEVYLMLAECYARENKFTEAVDILNKLRAKRILSGTVNLSVPATRKETMELVINERRKELLLGFNRFFDLKRLNTETEYAKTITRVFPIVNKTVPQKTYTLQPNSKLYIVPFPLSALTKNPKLTLNTDEKLPF; this is encoded by the coding sequence ATGAAACATAAATATATAATAATACTATCGCTGATGATGTTAACTATTACATCCTGCGAAGATTACACTGATGTTACGCCTAAAGGGGCTTTAGTTGTTGAGACAGCCTCGCAATTCTATGAAATGGTATCTCTGCCGGGCAGAGGCTATCCAATCAATAACTTTCAGTATCTGGTAGACGATCAATGGATGAAAGAATCAAATGTAATAGGTAAAACGCCAAACATCGATATTATCAATTTTACTTTTGATGAAACTACCGACAGAGTTTCTTTAATGACTGGTTCCAGCTTTTATAATCAGGCTTACACTTATATAAACAGATGGAATACTATTATTTCATTAGTTGATAATAGCAAAGGAGATGAAAGTACAAAACAATTAGCAAAAGCAGAAGCCAAAATCTATAGAGCATACGATCACTTTTTATTAGTAAACCACTATGCAAAAGGTTATGACCCGCAGACTGCGGCTACTGACGGCGGTATCTGTATCATGGACAAATTTGATTTAGAAGCACAGCCATCAAAATCTACTGTAGCTCAGGTTTACGATTTTATTCAAAAGGATATAGAAGATGCACTGCCGTATCTTCAGGAAAAACCAGCTGATGTTTACCATCCTTCATTGGCATTTGCTTATGCATTTAAGGCCAAGGTTCATTTATTTAAACGTGAAATCGCCAGTGCCCAAGCAGCTGCAGAAAAATCATTAAGTTATAATAATCAAATATTTGATATGGTAGCTTATAACAAGCAGGGAGGACCAAATGTAGTTGCCGTACCAGCAGCAAATAATATAGAAGTACTCAGCTACATGTACATGACGGGTTATAATGAAATGAATTTTGCCTATCAGTATATCATAAGCCCGGAGCTTCGTACTTTATTTGGTATTAATGATGCCCGTTTTAATTTGTTTTTCAATACTACCAGCACAACAAATCTTGATCTGGGATCAAATACAGCATATTGGGCAACTGTATATACGAAGTTTTTTTACCCTACTGTTGGAATGAAAACAACTGAAGTTTATTTAATGCTGGCCGAATGTTATGCCAGAGAAAATAAATTTACGGAAGCTGTTGATATTTTAAATAAACTAAGAGCAAAACGTATTTTATCAGGTACTGTAAATTTATCTGTTCCAGCCACCAGAAAAGAAACAATGGAACTTGTTATAAACGAACGCAGAAAAGAATTACTGTTAGGCTTTAATCGTTTTTTTGATCTTAAAAGATTAAACACTGAAACGGAATACGCAAAAACGATTACAAGAGTATTTCCAATCGTTAACAAGACCGTTCCGCAAAAAACGTATACTTTACAGCCTAATTCCAAATTATACATTGTTCCGTTTCCTTTGTCAGCTTTAACAAAAAATCCAAAGCTTACATTAAATACTGACGAAAAACTTCCATTTTAA